In the Ornithinimicrobium pratense genome, TGACGGGCCCCCTCGACGTCGAAGGGGCGGACCTCGTTGCCCTCGAAGTCCATCCGGCCACCGACGGTCTTGACCAGGTCGGCGGGGGTGATGCGGCTCGGCTTGACCCAGAAGTAGGAGTTGCCGTAGCCGTTCGGGACGGTCTGGCGAGCAATCTCGAGAACGAACTCATAGCCCTCGGTGGTGATGAAGCCGACCGGTTCAACCTTGCCCTCGAGCAGCTGGTTCGTGGCGACCGTGGTGCCGTGCGAGACCGCGGTGATGTCACTTCCTGAGGCCTCGAGCAGGTCCAGGACCTTGTCGATGCCGTTGATGAACCCGTCAGCCGGGTTGCTCGGCGTGGACGGGGTCTTGGTGGTGGTGATCGTGCCGGCGTCCTCGTCGAAGGCGACGACGTCGGTGAACGTGCCACCGGTGTCGATGCCGATCCGGATTCGGCGGTGCGTGTTGCTCATCCAGCTTCCCTTCGGGCCTGTTGCGGGGGTTGGCCTGCGCGTGGCCGGACGGAAACAGGGTCCAGCGCCCGGCCACGCGCCTTTGATTCAAGCCGGTTAACCTGCCCCCTTCGTCGTCAAGATATGACGACGGCCGACGAGACCTTCAGCGGATGTTGCTAGATGGTGCGCGGGCGCTCAGCGACGCCTGAGGCGAGCCCCCACCGCGACCCCGACGAGGGCGACCGCGGCCCCGGTCAACATCGGCAGGAGCTGCCCGGGGGCCGAGGGGATCGCCCCGCCGGGGGAGGGCAGGGACGGGCGCGGTGCCCCCGCGCCGGCCCGGGGAGTGCCGGTCTGCCCGGCAGGCTGCACTCCGGCCCCGTGATCACCGGTCGCGTCGCCGCCGGCCAGCTCTTCGTCCCCTCCTGCCGCGGTCTGGGAGCCGGCGGCCAGATCCTTGTCGATGTTGGTGAAGAACTGGGTGGCCAGGCGCTTGGCGACGCCCGAGAGCATCCGCTGGCCGACCCCGCCCACCGGCCCCCGACCACCGCGTCGGCCGTCCAGTCCAGATCGGTCCCGCCGTCCTCGGCGGGGGAGAGGCGCACGTGCACATCGGCGTCGACCGTGCCCGGCCCACCGCTGCCGGACAGGGAGAGCACGAAGCTCTCCGGCTCCTGCTCCTGGCTGAAGGTGGCGAAGCCGTCGTAGCTGCCCTTGATCGCGGCGACCCCGGCGACCACGGTCATCGCGAAGCGCCCGGGTTCCACCTCGCGCAGGCTCTGGGCGCCGGGCAGCGAACGCTCCAGCACCCCCGCGTCGTGGAAGGCGGCCCAGGCGGTCTGGGGGTCGACGGACAGGTGGTTGCGGCCGGTGATCTGCATGTCAGGCTCTCCTTCAGGAGGGGTCGGTGGTATCGCTGGCGTGCTGCTTGCGCAGCTCCCACAGCTCGGGCGGCGAGATCGGCATACGCCGGATCGGGAACCCCTCGGCATCCTCGACCGCTGAGGCGATCGCCGCCGAGGTCGGGATCGTGCCGGCCTCGCCGGCACCCTTGATGCCCAGCGGGTTCAGCGGGCTGGGGGTCTCCAGGTGGTCGGTCTCGATGTGCGGGACCTCCGTGGCGAAGGGCATGAGGAAGTCCATGAACGAGGCGTTGAGCAGCTGCCCGTCGGCGTCGTAGGCGAGGCGCTCGTAGAGGGCGCCGCCGATGCCTTGGGCTACCCCGCCGTGGACCTGCCCCTCGACGATCATCGGGTTGAGCATCGGCCCGCAGTCGTGGACCACGCAGTAGCGCAGCACGGTGATGTCGGCGGTGTCGGGGTCGGTCTCGACGACGGCGGCGTGCATGCCGTTGGCGAACGTGGTCCGCACCGGGGAGAAGAAGTCGCTGCCTTCCAGGCCGGGGTGCTCCGCGTCGCCGATAGGCGGTTTGCTCTCATCGCTCTTGCCGCCGAACTGGGTCGCCGCCCGAGCCGTCTCGTCGAAGGCATAGCGCAACGGGTTGGCCAGCACGGCCACCATCGGCAGCGGGATCTGGCTCTTCGGCGCACCCTTGACCCGGACGATGCCGTCGACGATCTCCAGGTCGTCGGGGTTGGCCTCCAGGGCGTCGGCCGCGATGCGCAGCGCCTGCTCCTTGACCTTGCGGGCCGTCAACAGCAGCGCGTTGCCGCTCATCACGGCGCCGCGCGAGCCCCAGGTGCCGACCGAGTAGGCCATCCGCCGGGTGTCACCGGTGGTGACGTGCACGTCCTCGACCTTGACGCCGAGCTCGTCGGCGACAATCTGAGCAAAGACGGTGGCATGGCCCTGCCCCTGGGTGGTCAGCCCGGTGGAGACGTTGACCCGGCCGTTGGTCTCGACCTCGATGTGCCCGCCCTCATACGGGCCGGCCCCGGTCCCCTCGACGTAGCACGCCATACCGATGCCGACCCGCCGCCCCTCGGCGCGGGCCTGCTCGCGGTAGTCCTCGAAGTCCTCCCAGCCGACCAGCTCCTTGAGCTTCTCCAGGCTGGCCGGGAAGTCCCCGGAGTCGTAGATGCCCATCCGGCCGTCCTGGAGCACCATGCCCAGGTCCCAGGGCATCTGCTCAGGCTGGACGAAGTTGACCGAGCGCACCTTGGTGCGGTCCTTGTCCAGGTGCCGGGCGATGGCATCCATGGTGCGTTCCATCAGGTATGCAGCCTGGGGTCGGCCGGCGCCGCGGTAGGGGGTGACGATGACCGTATTGGTGTAGAGCGAGGTGAAGGTCACCGAGAAGTGACGCATCCGGTAGGGACCGGGGATGTGGGTGGCCGTGTTGAGGGGGACGATGACGCCGTAGGGCAGGTAGGCCCCGTGGTCGTGCCAGACCTGGGCCTGCATGCCCAGGATCTGGCCGTCGTCGTCGAAACCGACCCGCACGTGCTGCAGCTGCTGGCGCTCGTGCGCGGACGAGATGAAGTGCTCCCGCCGGTCCTCGACCCACTTGATCTTGGCCTGCATGCGCATCGCCGCCGCCGCCACCGCGACGTCCTCGGGCCAGGGGTGGTTGATCTTCACGCCGAACCCGCCACCGACGTCGGGGGCGATCACCTCCACGGCGGACAGGGGCAGGCCGAGCTTGGCGGCCAGGGCTGCCCGCAGCCCGGTGGAGGTCTGGGTGGAGGCGTGCACCTTCAGCCGCCCCTCCTCGGCGTCCCAGCGGGCCAGGATCCCCTTGCCCTCCATCGGCATGCAGGCGCTGCGCTCGATGTCGAGATCCAGCTCCAGCACGTGAGGGGCCGCGTCGATCTGACCGGCGGCGTCACCGAGGTGCTGCTCGAAGTAGGCGCCGACGTTGCCCGGGGCTTCCTCGTGCACCAGGCGCTCCGCGGCCCGGGCGGCCTCCACGCCGACGACGGCCGGCAGCGGCTCGTAGCTCACCCGCACCCGCTGCGCCGCGTCCTCGGCCAGGTAACGGTCCTGGGCGACGACCATGACGATGGGCTGGCCGACGTGGTGCACGCGGTCCTTGGCCAGCGCGTAACCGGTCACCGGGTGCTCGATGCTCGGGTGCGGCAGCAACATCGGCAGCGGCTCGGCCGCCGAGCCGGTCCCCTCCAGGTCCTCCCACGTCCACACCGCGACGACGCCGTCCACGTCGATGGCGCCGGAGGTGTCGATGTCGACGACCTTGGCGTGCCCGTGCGGGCTGCGCACGAAGGCGGCGGCCAGGGCGTCGTGCCCGAGGTCGTCGAGGTAGCGGCCGTCCCCGCGGACCAGCCGTGGGTCCTCGCGGCGCTGGACGGATGATCCGACGGTGCGGGTGCTCATCGCTGCTCCTGCCTCTCGGTCGGCGCTGCTGGTGTCTGCGTGCCGTCCGGCGGTGCCTGCTCACCGCGGCGCAGCTCGGCGGCGCGGCAGACGGCCTTGACGATGTTCTGGTAGCCGGTGCACCGGCACAGGTTGCCGCCGATAGCCTCCCGCGCCTCCTCCGGGGTGGGGTCCGGGTTCTCGTCCAGGTAGGCGGTGATGGTCGTGAGGAAACCGGGGGTGCAGAAACCGCACTGCAGGCCATGGCACTCCACGAACGCCTGCTGAACCGGCCCGAGCTCCCCGTCCGGGGTGCTCAGGCCCTCGACCGTGGTGATCTGGTGACCTTGCGCGGTCGCGGCGAACATCAGGCAGGCGCGGGCCGGCTGGCCGTCGAGCAGCACCGTGCACGCGCCGCAGACACCGTGCTCGCAGCCGACGTGGGTGCCGGTCAGGCCGAGGTCGTGGCGCAGCGCATCGGAGAGCAGTCGACGGCCGGGCACACGAATATGCTGCTCGGCGCCGTTGACCCGCAGGTAGACGTCGAGCAGCTCCTCGGGCTGGGCGGCGCCGCCGGCGGGGTCGAACGAGGCGCGGGGCACGGTGGTGACGATCGTGCCGCGCACGCTCTTGGGCTCGGGCTGCTGGGCGTCGGGGGTGCTGCTCATGCGATCTCCTCCTCGGCGGTGGCGCCCACCAGGGTGGACAGCAGGCGCTGGGTCTGCACGACGGCCAGGTGCCGTCGGTAGTCGGCGGAGGCGTGGATGTCCCCCACCGGGTCGACGTGGGTGGCGACCGCCTCGGCCACGGCGTCGGCGAGGCCGGCCAGGTCGGCGACGGCGGCGCCACCGACGACCGGGGTGAGGTCGAG is a window encoding:
- a CDS encoding (2Fe-2S)-binding protein; its protein translation is MSSTPDAQQPEPKSVRGTIVTTVPRASFDPAGGAAQPEELLDVYLRVNGAEQHIRVPGRRLLSDALRHDLGLTGTHVGCEHGVCGACTVLLDGQPARACLMFAATAQGHQITTVEGLSTPDGELGPVQQAFVECHGLQCGFCTPGFLTTITAYLDENPDPTPEEAREAIGGNLCRCTGYQNIVKAVCRAAELRRGEQAPPDGTQTPAAPTERQEQR
- the cutA gene encoding aerobic carbon-monoxide dehydrogenase large subunit, which gives rise to MSTRTVGSSVQRREDPRLVRGDGRYLDDLGHDALAAAFVRSPHGHAKVVDIDTSGAIDVDGVVAVWTWEDLEGTGSAAEPLPMLLPHPSIEHPVTGYALAKDRVHHVGQPIVMVVAQDRYLAEDAAQRVRVSYEPLPAVVGVEAARAAERLVHEEAPGNVGAYFEQHLGDAAGQIDAAPHVLELDLDIERSACMPMEGKGILARWDAEEGRLKVHASTQTSTGLRAALAAKLGLPLSAVEVIAPDVGGGFGVKINHPWPEDVAVAAAAMRMQAKIKWVEDRREHFISSAHERQQLQHVRVGFDDDGQILGMQAQVWHDHGAYLPYGVIVPLNTATHIPGPYRMRHFSVTFTSLYTNTVIVTPYRGAGRPQAAYLMERTMDAIARHLDKDRTKVRSVNFVQPEQMPWDLGMVLQDGRMGIYDSGDFPASLEKLKELVGWEDFEDYREQARAEGRRVGIGMACYVEGTGAGPYEGGHIEVETNGRVNVSTGLTTQGQGHATVFAQIVADELGVKVEDVHVTTGDTRRMAYSVGTWGSRGAVMSGNALLLTARKVKEQALRIAADALEANPDDLEIVDGIVRVKGAPKSQIPLPMVAVLANPLRYAFDETARAATQFGGKSDESKPPIGDAEHPGLEGSDFFSPVRTTFANGMHAAVVETDPDTADITVLRYCVVHDCGPMLNPMIVEGQVHGGVAQGIGGALYERLAYDADGQLLNASFMDFLMPFATEVPHIETDHLETPSPLNPLGIKGAGEAGTIPTSAAIASAVEDAEGFPIRRMPISPPELWELRKQHASDTTDPS